One genomic window of Petrotoga miotherma DSM 10691 includes the following:
- a CDS encoding alpha-galactosidase — translation MPITFDQETKRWFLETENMGYVFGLDDQGKIKNLYWGSKLPRFQDYPEVKDLLVMDRYNWNDEFSVRGEKNNVEHCLKVEYYDGVRDVVLNYKSFEVSGNDLVIRLSDDHYNLDVNLCYKFIEKYDVIERWVEVENNSNEEIKIEDMKSTSLYVENDEKAKLNYLAGMWGSEFHLRKEGINEGSKVLESRVGKTSAYLNPFFAIDYSADEDHGKVYFGELAWSGNWKIVVQKRIYERIAIIGGINDWDFSYILEPSEKITTPKFVFGFSDEGFTKASQNIHHYQLDYILPKDKAHKLRKVLYNSWEATTFNVNEENQKILAEKAAKIGVELFVIDDGWFGERNDDHAGLGDWYVNKEKFPNGLQPLISYVKSLGMDFGIWVEPEMVNPDSELYRKHPDWVISFPNRPKSLQRNQLMLNLARGDVKNFIIDFMDNLLTQNDIDFVKWDMNRHVFESGWMQVEPRKQKEIWVKYVWNLYDIWKYLREKHPHVTFENCSSGGGRVDIGLMQYADQVWTSDNTDPFDRLEIQEGFSYAYAPKIMMGWVTDWGGKETYPLAYRFHSSMMGSLGIGADLNKFSEKDFYLARYQVQLYKEIREIIQEGYQFRLSSVTNDRYFAVEYLSKNKDEGVLIYLRNPRRFGLFDRVDVKLKGLENDAVYTVYEGLQGEEKEIIKLSGKALKERGIIIEDSSKDFFEIGKVTHFYSRILRFKKSN, via the coding sequence ATGCCTATAACTTTTGATCAAGAAACGAAGAGATGGTTTTTGGAAACAGAAAATATGGGTTACGTTTTTGGATTAGATGATCAAGGGAAAATTAAAAATTTGTACTGGGGATCAAAGTTACCAAGGTTTCAAGACTATCCAGAAGTTAAAGATCTACTTGTTATGGACAGATACAATTGGAATGATGAGTTTTCAGTGAGAGGAGAGAAGAACAACGTAGAACATTGTTTGAAAGTTGAGTATTACGATGGTGTCAGGGATGTTGTGTTGAATTACAAAAGTTTTGAAGTCAGTGGGAATGATCTAGTAATCAGGCTAAGCGATGATCATTATAATTTGGATGTAAATCTTTGCTACAAGTTTATAGAAAAGTACGATGTTATAGAAAGATGGGTTGAAGTTGAAAACAATTCTAATGAAGAAATAAAGATAGAAGATATGAAATCTACCTCATTGTATGTTGAAAATGATGAAAAAGCAAAATTAAATTATCTTGCAGGTATGTGGGGAAGTGAATTTCATTTAAGAAAAGAAGGTATAAACGAGGGAAGTAAAGTTTTGGAAAGTAGGGTTGGAAAAACAAGCGCCTATCTAAATCCTTTTTTCGCAATCGATTACTCTGCTGATGAAGATCACGGAAAAGTATACTTTGGTGAATTAGCCTGGAGTGGTAATTGGAAAATAGTAGTACAAAAACGTATATACGAAAGAATAGCGATAATTGGGGGGATAAATGATTGGGATTTTAGTTATATATTAGAACCCTCAGAAAAAATTACTACTCCTAAATTTGTGTTTGGCTTTTCAGACGAGGGTTTTACAAAGGCGAGCCAGAATATACATCATTACCAGCTCGATTATATACTGCCAAAAGATAAAGCACACAAATTAAGAAAGGTTTTATACAATTCTTGGGAAGCCACGACGTTTAATGTGAACGAAGAAAATCAAAAAATATTGGCTGAAAAGGCTGCAAAAATTGGTGTGGAACTTTTTGTTATAGACGATGGATGGTTTGGGGAAAGAAACGACGATCATGCTGGGTTAGGAGATTGGTATGTGAACAAAGAAAAATTCCCAAATGGTTTGCAACCTTTGATAAGCTATGTTAAGTCCTTAGGAATGGATTTTGGCATATGGGTAGAACCGGAGATGGTTAACCCTGACAGCGAGTTGTATAGAAAACACCCTGACTGGGTGATTAGTTTTCCAAATAGGCCAAAATCACTTCAACGAAATCAATTGATGCTTAATTTGGCAAGGGGAGATGTAAAAAATTTCATCATTGATTTCATGGATAATCTTTTAACACAGAACGATATAGATTTCGTCAAATGGGATATGAACAGGCATGTTTTTGAGTCAGGATGGATGCAAGTGGAACCACGAAAACAAAAAGAAATATGGGTTAAATACGTGTGGAACTTATACGATATTTGGAAATATTTAAGAGAAAAGCATCCACACGTTACTTTTGAAAACTGTTCCAGCGGTGGAGGAAGAGTGGATATAGGCTTAATGCAATATGCGGATCAAGTATGGACAAGCGACAACACAGATCCATTTGATAGATTAGAGATCCAAGAGGGTTTTTCCTACGCATACGCACCAAAAATAATGATGGGATGGGTAACTGACTGGGGAGGAAAAGAGACTTATCCTTTAGCGTACAGATTTCATTCATCGATGATGGGATCTTTAGGAATTGGTGCGGATTTAAATAAATTCTCTGAAAAAGATTTCTATTTGGCAAGGTATCAGGTTCAATTGTATAAAGAGATAAGAGAGATAATACAAGAAGGCTATCAATTCAGGCTTTCTTCCGTTACAAATGATAGGTATTTTGCGGTGGAATATTTGAGTAAAAACAAAGATGAAGGTGTTTTGATATATTTAAGGAATCCTAGAAGGTTTGGTTTGTTTGATAGGGTGGATGTCAAGCTAAAAGGTTTGGAAAACGATGCTGTATACACTGTTTATGAAGGGCTTCAGGGTGAAGAAAAAGAGATAATTAAATTATCTGGAAAGGCATTGAAAGAAAGGGGAATTATAATAGAGGATTCCTCTAAAGATTTCTTCGAAATTGGAAAAGTAACTCATTTTTATAGCAGAATTTTGAGGTTTAAAAAGAGTAATTAA
- a CDS encoding TolB family protein, translating to MRIKGFRKLFVLIFCLSISLTIFSSSVYTPPKDLYQVETENYRFVFEKDLYYFYEEIANTAEELYTKYTYFYGSNPGKITVYILDDVDFTNSFASTGTNVIRLYVNPPEDFLALGGNVEDWGKFVFSHELNHIFYGNDVRDPFISWIPSKLIKNTLNMYHQPSYLHEGLSIYMESKEFGGRFEDDLFNMYLRSEILSNNFPRYYLGSGSLIDIWSPAGFNYMYGTILVKEIVNNYGEGALRQIIRVLNTNVFSNLDEAFYWVTKDSWTRFLVDIKQEYLNEYDRLNEKGYKLSWLKIDDTYQNTGNLRTDGVSLYGYLVMPDQPKGVYKDNELIKKGVSSFDVNSRGDLLYLVTTYNMGYYTNKLYYDCDCLNGERLIDERVKAFGFVGNDKIAYSKLDKGLTALYLYDLKTNEVKKLIDFGKYVFNDIVGREDKIYFSANYNNQTDIYSYDLSPEKIYQITDDEVKELGLFIDNDFIYYSANYEDGIYNIYRLNTNNKMVERLTNYLSGGFDPVVLNDKLYHLVYDHEGYHLSYLDLESAVKESFVLQGEFTQVDFESYEIYYPEDVQVEKYTFENPYIVPFPILAIDTEENILYGAGAFFISEAMNYIGFVDAYSYGNEVYGDLSLTFDYYTTNSITLSLIEEDILTSFYVSNSSLLYLGNTINTFVGGGGSFKNTTFEKYALDSVFQIGPYSVNNYDIYEVGLGITYDSSSGINANLDKPFVVFDTKIDPYIGYENESIYAGSKVEKTLWRPYISFESGKYRFDGIKAGGDIKYDFGQEKFDYLAYIQFDLSIFYWLNVPLQINSDMFKPK from the coding sequence ATGAGAATTAAAGGATTTAGAAAATTATTTGTATTGATATTTTGTCTGTCGATTTCTTTAACGATTTTTTCTTCTTCTGTTTATACACCACCTAAAGATCTTTATCAGGTAGAAACAGAGAATTATAGGTTTGTTTTTGAGAAAGATCTTTATTATTTTTACGAAGAAATAGCCAATACCGCTGAAGAGTTGTATACAAAGTACACTTATTTTTACGGTTCAAATCCTGGTAAAATCACTGTTTATATTTTAGACGATGTTGATTTTACAAACTCTTTTGCTTCCACAGGTACCAATGTGATAAGACTTTACGTTAATCCTCCAGAAGATTTTTTAGCGTTGGGGGGAAACGTAGAAGATTGGGGTAAATTTGTTTTTTCTCATGAGTTGAATCACATTTTTTATGGAAATGATGTTAGAGATCCTTTTATATCTTGGATTCCTAGTAAATTGATTAAAAATACGCTTAACATGTATCATCAGCCAAGCTATTTGCATGAAGGTCTTTCTATTTACATGGAAAGTAAAGAGTTTGGAGGAAGATTTGAAGATGATCTTTTCAATATGTATCTAAGATCTGAGATACTGAGTAACAACTTCCCGAGATATTATTTGGGTTCAGGTTCTTTAATCGATATATGGAGTCCTGCTGGTTTTAACTATATGTATGGAACAATTTTGGTAAAAGAAATAGTTAATAATTATGGAGAGGGCGCATTGAGACAGATAATAAGGGTCTTAAATACCAACGTTTTTAGCAATTTGGATGAAGCGTTTTATTGGGTAACAAAGGATAGTTGGACCAGATTTTTGGTAGATATTAAGCAAGAATATCTTAATGAATACGATCGATTAAATGAAAAAGGTTACAAATTATCTTGGTTAAAAATCGATGACACTTATCAAAATACAGGGAATCTTAGAACTGATGGGGTTTCTCTTTATGGATATTTGGTTATGCCTGATCAACCAAAGGGTGTATACAAAGATAACGAATTAATTAAAAAGGGAGTAAGTTCATTCGATGTAAATTCAAGAGGTGATCTTTTGTACTTAGTGACTACCTACAATATGGGATATTACACAAATAAGTTGTATTATGATTGTGATTGCCTAAACGGTGAAAGGCTAATAGATGAGAGGGTTAAAGCTTTTGGTTTTGTGGGAAACGATAAGATAGCTTATTCAAAATTAGATAAAGGCTTGACCGCTTTGTATTTGTACGATTTAAAGACTAACGAAGTAAAAAAGTTAATAGATTTTGGTAAGTATGTTTTTAACGATATTGTAGGAAGAGAAGATAAAATATATTTTTCCGCTAATTACAATAACCAAACGGACATCTATTCATATGATCTATCACCAGAAAAAATTTATCAAATTACAGATGATGAAGTTAAAGAGCTCGGGTTATTTATCGATAATGATTTTATATATTATTCAGCTAATTACGAAGATGGGATATACAATATTTATAGGTTAAACACAAACAACAAAATGGTTGAGCGCCTGACAAATTATTTAAGCGGTGGTTTTGACCCAGTAGTTTTGAACGATAAGTTGTACCATTTAGTTTACGATCATGAGGGATACCATTTGAGTTATTTAGATTTAGAAAGTGCAGTTAAAGAAAGCTTTGTTTTACAAGGCGAATTTACACAAGTTGATTTTGAAAGTTATGAAATATATTATCCTGAAGATGTTCAAGTAGAAAAATACACGTTTGAAAACCCTTATATAGTGCCATTTCCAATTTTAGCCATTGATACAGAAGAAAATATTTTATACGGAGCGGGTGCATTTTTTATTAGCGAGGCTATGAACTACATTGGGTTTGTAGATGCATATTCATATGGGAATGAAGTGTACGGGGATTTATCCTTGACCTTTGATTATTATACGACTAACAGTATAACTTTGAGCTTGATAGAAGAAGATATTTTAACAAGTTTCTATGTTTCCAATAGTTCTCTTTTGTATTTAGGAAATACGATAAACACATTTGTGGGAGGTGGAGGTTCCTTTAAAAACACAACTTTTGAAAAGTATGCCTTAGATTCTGTTTTCCAAATAGGTCCCTACTCTGTTAACAATTACGATATTTATGAAGTGGGGTTAGGAATCACGTATGATTCAAGTTCTGGTATAAACGCAAATTTAGATAAGCCTTTTGTAGTATTTGACACGAAGATAGACCCTTACATTGGGTATGAGAATGAATCTATATACGCCGGAAGTAAGGTAGAAAAGACATTATGGAGACCATATATCTCTTTTGAATCTGGGAAGTATAGATTCGATGGAATAAAGGCAGGAGGAGATATCAAGTATGATTTTGGACAAGAAAAATTTGATTATCTTGCTTACATTCAATTTGATCTGAGTATCTTTTATTGGTTGAATGTACCATTGCAGATAAACAGCGATATGTTCAAACCAAAATAA
- a CDS encoding MFS transporter, translated as MNSAKKQNQKNNMLIIFGVTLMVVMGVSSISPVFPLIKEEFNVTEQQVGLLITFFNLPAIFLTPLFGVLADRYGRKKFMVPLLFLFAVSGVLSGLTTNFNILLLLRAINGAGASALGALNVTLMGDLFKERERLKVIGYNETVANIGLAIYPLMGGVLAIFGWQFPFFLSILAVPVGIATLFLLEDSHQNDGDNLKDYFVDLFKVLKDFRIILIYIAGFSTFFLLSGAYSSYLPFLSEYKFGFPPWITGILMFFMSFTAAFAASQLVKLSDRYTVKWLLAFSYVFYAISLFLLMVAKSFVGLMVSVIIFGMGHGINIPSMHSLTTEITSRKNRGAVISLREVFFKLSGTLAPLMMGLLYSLNGIDAVYLSSAIYSLGIFVLLFFSFKKIF; from the coding sequence TTGAATTCTGCAAAAAAACAAAATCAAAAAAATAACATGTTAATTATATTTGGTGTAACGTTGATGGTCGTCATGGGTGTATCGAGTATTTCTCCTGTTTTTCCTTTGATAAAGGAAGAATTTAACGTAACAGAACAACAGGTAGGCTTGTTAATTACTTTTTTTAACTTGCCTGCCATATTTTTAACTCCATTATTTGGTGTTTTAGCTGATAGATATGGAAGAAAAAAATTTATGGTTCCACTTCTATTTTTATTCGCTGTATCTGGGGTGTTAAGTGGTTTAACAACAAATTTTAACATTTTACTGTTATTACGTGCCATCAATGGAGCAGGAGCATCCGCTTTGGGCGCATTGAATGTAACCCTTATGGGTGATCTATTTAAAGAAAGAGAAAGATTAAAAGTTATAGGTTACAATGAAACCGTTGCAAATATTGGATTAGCTATCTATCCACTTATGGGTGGAGTGTTGGCCATTTTTGGTTGGCAGTTTCCTTTTTTTCTGTCTATTTTAGCTGTACCTGTTGGAATAGCTACCTTATTTCTTCTTGAAGATTCCCATCAAAATGATGGGGATAACTTGAAAGATTATTTTGTAGATCTGTTTAAAGTTTTAAAAGATTTCAGAATAATTCTCATATATATTGCTGGGTTTTCTACCTTCTTTTTGCTCAGTGGCGCATATTCTTCTTATCTACCTTTTTTATCTGAATATAAGTTTGGTTTTCCCCCTTGGATAACAGGTATATTAATGTTTTTTATGTCTTTCACTGCCGCATTTGCTGCTTCACAGTTGGTGAAGTTAAGCGATAGATACACGGTAAAATGGTTGTTAGCATTTTCTTATGTATTTTATGCGATCTCACTTTTTTTATTGATGGTTGCAAAAAGTTTTGTAGGTTTAATGGTTTCTGTTATTATTTTTGGTATGGGGCATGGCATAAATATTCCGAGTATGCACTCTCTGACTACTGAAATAACTTCTCGTAAAAACCGGGGTGCGGTGATTTCTCTAAGGGAGGTCTTCTTTAAATTATCCGGAACTTTGGCTCCATTGATGATGGGATTGCTTTATTCTTTAAACGGGATTGACGCCGTTTATCTTTCTTCTGCTATTTATTCTTTGGGTATTTTTGTTCTTTTATTTTTTTCTTTCAAAAAAATATTTTGA
- a CDS encoding efflux RND transporter permease subunit produces the protein MREKKDFFLELANFITRNAYYIIAVVLVFTIILGFFSTKLKVNSDLLKILPQDSEIVVELLEEQAFLEGSDVMVAAFFLNDNAQPSQIAETFHDLIQNEPTFLSFVQTDLSFLFSYGIINLSQTDLIYTMYEDLQSFSGLLNGNFTYDFELFEKMDSFLEDIYGLENILQTGENTDLISTYYTLSPDGEVMIMGLTFNKPSSDLDYVNYIVPKVDSILTEIEKTFNIKTGLTNSYVTEYESNRTVMEDFRLTTTLSIIFITILFAFAFGNFTSSIIVLLGLIVSTLLTMGLITLTFGELNIVTSFVMAITLGLGIAYGIHVMTRFSKEIEDIGDFTTALASTYKGILFPLFFGMITTVIVFLTLFFMGLPAFNELAIVSSLGLLVFFCIMIFFVPTLIYALKVNIKISPFTAKIDNTFKKFPHFISKNSKMIFIIVVPAVSIFSVVGLINYTNFSYTPPGLISSNSESVKVGEQILKHFGNISFDTLQYLMRVDEDIETVKKELLDTGVVESVNSLPDIIQENLGEFSKIKTQLEGLSQVINNPIIISILKKYNLYSDSLKLIDAAARSSDLYHFTLNIMDIFPEDLRGNFLIEKDGQKYLLLEVTPKFSLWSNNGIKIFFDALGEKGENILGLPKATYKIMEMIRQRFYIPLFLSFISIWGITAIVRKNVVQPSEAMFSLIISVLATFGVSYLIGIRATFVTVLTFPLIFGIGIDGFLHIYHTFSNNKTNFWNILKSITFSLSTTTLSFLSFQFSRGELLKEFSLTMSMSLGFTWLFTAVMFIVNREMLKKFWKRKK, from the coding sequence AAGAACAAGCGTTTCTCGAAGGATCTGATGTTATGGTTGCTGCATTTTTTCTCAACGATAATGCTCAGCCTTCACAAATTGCCGAAACTTTTCACGATTTGATACAAAATGAACCTACTTTTTTGAGTTTCGTACAAACGGATCTATCATTCCTTTTTTCATACGGCATCATAAATTTAAGCCAAACGGATTTAATATACACAATGTACGAGGACTTACAAAGTTTTAGCGGTTTATTAAATGGAAATTTCACGTATGATTTTGAATTATTTGAAAAAATGGATAGCTTTTTGGAAGATATTTATGGTTTAGAAAATATTCTCCAAACTGGTGAAAATACCGATTTAATTAGTACCTACTACACTTTATCACCTGATGGAGAAGTTATGATTATGGGACTCACTTTCAACAAACCTTCCTCTGATTTAGATTATGTAAACTACATTGTTCCAAAAGTGGATTCAATTCTGACAGAGATTGAAAAAACTTTCAATATAAAAACGGGTTTGACTAATTCTTACGTCACGGAATATGAATCTAATCGTACGGTTATGGAAGATTTTAGATTAACCACAACCTTATCCATAATATTCATAACTATTTTATTCGCTTTTGCATTTGGTAATTTTACTTCTTCTATAATAGTACTTTTAGGTTTGATAGTATCTACACTTTTAACGATGGGACTCATCACGTTAACTTTCGGAGAATTGAATATTGTAACTTCTTTTGTCATGGCGATAACTTTAGGCTTGGGAATAGCCTATGGGATTCATGTGATGACGAGATTTTCAAAAGAAATTGAGGATATTGGTGACTTCACTACCGCATTAGCTTCTACTTACAAAGGAATCCTTTTCCCTCTCTTCTTTGGAATGATAACTACTGTCATAGTTTTCTTAACGCTTTTTTTCATGGGATTACCCGCTTTTAACGAATTAGCAATCGTTAGCTCATTGGGCTTGTTGGTTTTTTTCTGTATAATGATTTTTTTTGTCCCAACATTAATTTACGCTTTAAAAGTAAACATAAAAATTTCTCCTTTTACGGCCAAAATAGACAACACCTTTAAAAAATTCCCTCACTTTATATCAAAAAACTCAAAAATGATTTTTATCATAGTGGTTCCAGCGGTTTCGATCTTCAGCGTTGTGGGTTTAATTAATTACACTAATTTTTCGTATACGCCTCCAGGGTTAATCTCTTCCAATTCAGAATCTGTGAAGGTTGGAGAACAAATTTTAAAACACTTTGGAAATATTTCTTTTGATACATTGCAATATCTAATGAGAGTTGACGAAGATATTGAAACAGTCAAAAAAGAATTATTAGATACGGGGGTTGTGGAATCTGTCAACAGTTTGCCAGACATAATTCAAGAAAATCTTGGAGAATTTTCTAAGATAAAAACGCAACTTGAAGGTTTATCTCAAGTTATTAATAATCCAATAATAATATCCATTTTAAAAAAATATAATTTATATTCTGACAGTCTAAAACTGATAGATGCAGCAGCACGCTCTTCAGACCTTTACCATTTTACTTTGAATATAATGGATATTTTCCCTGAGGATCTCAGGGGTAATTTTTTAATAGAGAAGGATGGCCAAAAATATCTTCTTTTAGAGGTCACTCCCAAATTCAGCCTTTGGAGTAACAACGGAATAAAAATTTTCTTTGATGCCTTGGGGGAAAAGGGAGAAAACATTCTAGGCTTACCAAAAGCAACATATAAAATAATGGAGATGATTAGACAAAGATTTTATATACCATTATTCCTATCTTTCATCTCCATATGGGGTATAACTGCTATTGTTAGAAAAAATGTTGTTCAACCATCAGAAGCTATGTTTAGCCTTATAATTTCTGTATTAGCTACTTTTGGAGTGTCGTATTTAATAGGTATAAGGGCTACTTTCGTAACCGTTCTAACTTTTCCCTTAATCTTTGGTATAGGTATAGATGGATTTCTCCATATATACCATACGTTCAGTAATAACAAAACAAACTTTTGGAATATCTTAAAATCTATAACCTTTTCACTTTCTACGACAACGCTTTCTTTCTTGAGTTTTCAATTTTCTAGAGGAGAACTTTTAAAAGAATTTAGTTTGACGATGTCTATGTCTTTGGGTTTTACCTGGTTGTTTACAGCTGTTATGTTCATTGTAAACAGAGAAATGCTAAAAAAATTTTGGAAAAGGAAAAAATAA